In one Actinomyces trachealis genomic region, the following are encoded:
- the wecC gene encoding UDP-N-acetyl-D-mannosamine dehydrogenase: MKIAVIGLGYIGLPTAAVLARAGAEVIGVDVSDRHVAAVNRGELPFVEVGLGDVVADVVARGSLRAQAETPPADAYIVAVPTPFKGTEHEADLSYIEAAARAIAPQLVGDELVVLESTSPPGATEHMAEVILAERPDLSLNGSEGRAVVHFAHCPERVLPGRIMVEMVSNDRIIGGLTPKAAEMAREVYATFCEGELVLTDAKTAEMAKLVENSFRDVNIAFANELSILCEKLDIDVWELIQLANRHPRVNILNPGPGVGGHCIAVDPWFIVSALPQEARLIRTAREVNDSKPGYVIEQVRKAVEGIQNPVIAALGLAFKADIDDLRESPALSITKELAGFLPNSVVLAVEPNVDVLPAKLMDVANVELARVEDAIKRADVVVLLVDHKEFAELSKEKFGAKLVIDTRGVWSAGGGGVEE, translated from the coding sequence ATGAAGATCGCCGTTATTGGTCTTGGCTATATTGGTTTGCCAACTGCTGCGGTGCTGGCGCGTGCCGGTGCTGAGGTTATCGGCGTTGACGTTTCTGACCGGCACGTTGCGGCCGTGAACCGGGGTGAGCTGCCCTTCGTGGAAGTAGGCCTTGGTGACGTGGTCGCTGATGTGGTTGCCCGTGGGTCGCTCCGGGCACAGGCCGAGACTCCACCCGCAGATGCTTACATCGTTGCGGTGCCTACACCGTTCAAAGGCACGGAGCACGAGGCGGATCTGTCTTACATCGAGGCGGCTGCGCGGGCTATCGCTCCTCAACTGGTGGGCGATGAGCTGGTGGTGCTGGAGTCGACTTCACCTCCTGGCGCTACGGAGCACATGGCTGAGGTCATCCTGGCTGAGCGTCCTGATCTCTCTCTGAATGGTTCGGAGGGGCGCGCGGTGGTGCACTTCGCGCATTGTCCTGAGCGGGTGTTGCCTGGCCGGATCATGGTCGAGATGGTTTCCAATGACCGGATCATCGGTGGTCTGACCCCGAAGGCGGCGGAGATGGCGCGTGAGGTCTACGCGACTTTCTGTGAAGGTGAGCTGGTCCTTACCGACGCCAAGACTGCGGAGATGGCCAAACTGGTTGAGAACTCCTTCCGGGACGTGAACATCGCCTTCGCTAACGAGCTGTCAATTCTGTGCGAAAAACTAGACATAGACGTCTGGGAGCTGATTCAGCTGGCCAACCGACATCCACGGGTCAATATCCTGAATCCTGGTCCTGGTGTGGGAGGGCATTGCATCGCAGTAGACCCCTGGTTCATTGTCTCTGCGCTGCCGCAAGAGGCTCGCCTCATTAGAACAGCACGTGAGGTGAACGACTCGAAGCCAGGCTACGTGATTGAACAGGTTCGCAAGGCTGTTGAGGGCATACAGAATCCAGTCATCGCGGCTTTGGGTCTGGCGTTCAAGGCAGACATTGATGATCTGCGCGAGTCTCCCGCGTTGAGTATCACTAAGGAGTTGGCAGGGTTCCTTCCTAACAGTGTAGTGCTTGCTGTTGAGCCGAACGTTGATGTGTTGCCTGCCAAGCTTATGGATGTTGCGAACGTTGAACTAGCCAGAGTCGAGGACGCGATTAAGCGCGCTGACGTGGTCGTTCTCTTGGTTGACCACAAGGAATTTGCAGAACTGTCGAAAGAGAAGTTCGGGGCTAAACTTGTTATAGACACCCGGGGTGTATGGAGCGCAGGTGGAGGTGGCGTCGAAGAATGA
- a CDS encoding glycosyltransferase produces MSNIDYARSLLLDPKKLVEERSRIQSLKESVFGPDVKVREDEGISVVVPTYQGARRVARLLDSLQNQSIAKDLFEVVLVANGAKDDTLDIANDYARTRTDLNLRTFYRKPASAGAARNLGLKLASRRYVTFVDDDDTVQPDYLKTAYKEASDDRIVLSPIVNTFDGLEVDAETSLNLRILNRMGEVFPVVEAPWALGFNACKLFPKKLALRVAYREDLKSGEDLVYFANMLAIRGLEFVVPKTVENAAYVRWLRDNSVSRRDLSRQFAVSERLDCMAALRELSLKLDTKEDLARNQLFVAQAGFVERYLLDNPDDFDSVSDEVAQKGLYQFPWGRVNKGKAKDLAFVYCFSPYSDTSAVVAAKVLASRGKIVDVISNNMDKVRRKEPTVNALVSRYIDNHRIIDAPPSFAGWNAISTFATKAVFEAERIGAQKGGYDSVYSRALWVGSHVAAALYKMRHFRTRWSAEFSDPLRRDAAGTVRPGPYEADDISQKLINALKARGFEHIENSTLFDLVELVTLVYADELIFTNQNQMEYMLSLYDDNRIKQLAMSKSTIRHHPVPPKSAYDVVTSTYPVPEDVVNIGYFGSFYPSRGIGEVLTAIENLNFSLRRWIRLHVFCNVVADVKTIVFERQLQSNVIVNPYLSYMEFLNVTTRFDVLMVNDVLRSGDLHINPFLPSKYSDYLGSGTKIWAIVDEGSPLSRVEVDYKSEAGNSADILNTLASIARQGSVAH; encoded by the coding sequence ATGAGCAACATTGACTATGCGCGTTCTCTGCTGCTCGACCCCAAGAAACTGGTTGAAGAACGCTCTAGGATACAGAGTCTTAAGGAGTCTGTATTTGGTCCTGACGTAAAGGTTAGAGAAGACGAGGGTATTTCTGTTGTCGTGCCTACCTACCAAGGAGCTCGAAGAGTGGCGAGACTCCTTGATAGTCTGCAGAATCAGAGTATTGCAAAAGATCTGTTCGAAGTAGTCCTAGTTGCAAATGGAGCTAAGGATGATACCTTGGACATCGCGAACGATTATGCTCGTACTCGTACCGACCTCAACCTTCGGACGTTCTACCGGAAACCAGCCAGTGCTGGTGCTGCCCGAAACTTAGGGCTGAAACTAGCGAGTCGTCGGTATGTGACTTTCGTCGACGATGACGATACAGTTCAACCTGACTACTTGAAGACGGCATACAAAGAAGCCTCCGATGACAGAATAGTGCTCAGTCCGATTGTGAATACCTTTGATGGGTTAGAGGTTGACGCGGAAACAAGTTTGAATCTCCGTATCCTCAACCGGATGGGGGAAGTGTTCCCCGTTGTTGAAGCGCCATGGGCGTTAGGTTTTAATGCTTGCAAACTTTTCCCGAAGAAGCTTGCACTCCGTGTGGCGTACCGTGAGGACCTGAAATCCGGCGAGGATCTTGTGTACTTCGCAAACATGCTAGCGATAAGAGGGTTAGAGTTTGTGGTTCCTAAAACTGTAGAGAATGCCGCATATGTTCGTTGGCTTAGAGACAACTCTGTGTCTCGAAGGGACCTTAGCCGACAGTTTGCTGTCTCTGAGCGTCTGGACTGTATGGCAGCATTACGTGAGTTGTCCCTGAAACTAGACACTAAGGAAGACTTAGCACGTAACCAACTGTTCGTCGCTCAGGCCGGATTTGTTGAAAGATACTTGCTTGACAATCCTGATGACTTTGATTCTGTCTCCGATGAGGTTGCGCAAAAGGGGCTTTACCAATTCCCTTGGGGTAGAGTGAACAAGGGGAAGGCAAAAGACTTGGCCTTCGTTTACTGCTTTTCCCCATATTCGGACACCTCGGCAGTCGTCGCAGCTAAAGTCTTGGCTAGCAGAGGCAAGATTGTGGATGTTATTTCTAACAACATGGACAAGGTCAGGCGAAAGGAGCCGACAGTAAACGCCCTAGTTTCCAGGTACATAGACAATCATAGAATCATTGATGCTCCACCTTCTTTTGCCGGATGGAACGCAATTTCAACGTTTGCTACAAAGGCAGTTTTTGAGGCAGAACGAATTGGTGCACAAAAAGGTGGATACGATTCCGTGTACTCTCGGGCGTTATGGGTAGGCTCGCATGTTGCAGCGGCGTTGTACAAAATGCGGCACTTTCGTACAAGATGGTCGGCAGAGTTTTCCGATCCGCTTCGAAGGGACGCGGCGGGAACAGTTCGGCCAGGCCCTTATGAGGCGGACGATATTAGTCAAAAGTTGATTAATGCCTTAAAGGCTAGAGGATTCGAACATATCGAGAACAGCACCTTGTTCGACCTTGTGGAGTTAGTAACATTGGTATACGCCGACGAACTGATATTCACGAATCAAAACCAGATGGAATATATGCTGTCTCTCTATGATGATAACCGCATTAAGCAGCTTGCTATGTCGAAGTCCACTATAAGGCATCATCCCGTTCCACCTAAGAGCGCTTACGACGTTGTAACGTCAACGTATCCCGTTCCGGAAGACGTTGTTAATATCGGATACTTTGGCAGTTTCTACCCCTCAAGAGGTATCGGGGAAGTCTTAACGGCCATCGAAAACTTGAACTTTTCTCTGCGACGATGGATCAGATTACACGTCTTTTGTAATGTCGTTGCTGATGTCAAGACCATTGTCTTTGAAAGACAACTCCAGAGTAATGTGATTGTGAACCCATATCTGTCTTATATGGAGTTCCTCAATGTGACAACGCGTTTCGATGTTCTCATGGTCAACGACGTCCTTAGGAGCGGAGATCTACACATTAACCCATTCTTGCCATCCAAATACTCCGACTATCTCGGATCCGGAACAAAGATTTGGGCGATAGTGGACGAAGGGTCACCCCTGAGTAGAGTGGAAGTCGATTATAAGTCCGAAGCTGGAAATTCTGCCGACATTCTAAATACGCTAGCCTCCATTGCGCGTCAAGGCAGTGTGGCTCATTAG
- a CDS encoding glycosyltransferase family 61 protein translates to MTGLEEYASDRKLGRLDLIGVHYGADASSLVHGYLDAYEKIFGHLEGTKFTFLQLGLGSSGALMTWRDFFFRASIVGAGTERTQSDFGPRIKTVVVEKYGKDLYDRLANEFAPGIIIDDASHRWDQQISAFQSLFPAVEPGGYYVVEDMQTSFGTYVDRYGKKGTMSAFEQFVGMFSPVVAGITAWPYREVFDSYLRSSVESVTLLRHRLVVKKRFDAPDIHRVRPVRKLVAEFDSTSLDPYRRIDLRIINGSPRIENLGASLEAERVVKMRSADSAVLRNVTVVGGGAMLDSSGSLVSETMNCVNNIGEYRGLMKLPSGTVWYGAPSSDAVIVHDIPGRIPVLLKSAWDANYGHWLFDSLSKLALLSTLELKERPLLVVNRQKGAMRRVVYDTLALAGFMAEDVVEHDFTPRVYSSMLVLGALSEHPIRKAPLAVKYLRSLVDSVAPADFERLYISRNSYGRRKLTNEAELWPILQDRQFIKVIPEQLTFREQVALFKGAKYVVGNTGAAFSNMVFAPKGGTLLALTTPEMPHDFFYDIMCHLGGEYVALQGETDEDYPDMSSSFKISKTMLIQTLEDIGL, encoded by the coding sequence ATGACCGGCTTGGAAGAATACGCTAGTGACAGGAAACTGGGTCGATTAGATCTAATTGGAGTTCATTATGGCGCGGACGCCTCATCTTTAGTTCACGGGTACCTTGACGCCTACGAAAAAATATTTGGCCACCTGGAAGGCACAAAGTTCACGTTTCTCCAGCTCGGACTAGGTTCGTCAGGAGCTCTAATGACATGGAGGGACTTCTTCTTCCGAGCAAGTATCGTAGGAGCTGGCACAGAGCGCACGCAGTCTGATTTTGGCCCTAGGATTAAGACGGTCGTTGTAGAGAAATACGGAAAGGATCTATATGATCGTCTTGCGAATGAGTTCGCTCCGGGTATTATTATAGACGACGCGTCACACAGATGGGACCAACAGATATCTGCTTTCCAGTCCCTGTTCCCGGCTGTCGAACCCGGTGGCTATTATGTAGTTGAGGATATGCAAACCAGTTTTGGCACGTATGTTGATAGGTATGGCAAGAAGGGGACAATGTCTGCATTCGAGCAGTTTGTAGGCATGTTCTCACCGGTTGTGGCAGGAATAACGGCCTGGCCATATAGGGAAGTTTTCGATTCATACTTGCGATCATCTGTGGAGTCCGTGACCCTGCTTAGGCATAGATTGGTGGTAAAAAAACGTTTCGACGCTCCTGATATTCACCGAGTCAGGCCAGTTAGAAAACTGGTCGCAGAGTTCGATTCTACTTCGTTAGATCCTTACCGTAGAATAGATTTACGTATCATCAATGGAAGCCCGAGAATTGAGAATCTCGGCGCTAGTTTGGAAGCGGAACGAGTTGTGAAAATGAGGTCTGCTGACTCTGCAGTATTACGTAATGTGACAGTAGTAGGTGGCGGTGCCATGCTCGATTCCTCTGGGAGTCTTGTGAGCGAAACCATGAACTGTGTCAACAATATCGGCGAGTATCGAGGACTGATGAAGTTACCCTCGGGAACAGTCTGGTATGGCGCGCCCAGTTCCGATGCGGTAATCGTGCACGATATTCCTGGAAGGATACCTGTCCTCCTGAAATCCGCATGGGACGCAAACTACGGCCATTGGCTATTTGACAGTTTGAGTAAGTTGGCATTGCTCAGTACCTTAGAGTTAAAAGAGCGTCCACTTCTTGTCGTGAACCGACAGAAAGGCGCTATGAGGCGGGTCGTCTATGATACCTTAGCTTTGGCAGGATTTATGGCTGAGGATGTCGTAGAGCATGATTTTACACCTAGAGTTTACTCTTCAATGCTGGTTCTCGGTGCGTTGAGTGAGCATCCAATACGCAAGGCCCCATTGGCCGTAAAGTACCTGAGGAGTTTGGTTGACTCAGTTGCTCCCGCAGACTTTGAAAGGCTGTATATCTCGAGAAACTCATATGGTCGGCGAAAATTAACTAACGAGGCGGAGTTGTGGCCTATCCTTCAGGATAGGCAGTTCATTAAGGTTATCCCAGAGCAGTTGACTTTTCGAGAGCAGGTAGCACTATTTAAGGGCGCAAAGTACGTTGTCGGCAATACCGGTGCCGCTTTCTCTAACATGGTGTTCGCTCCTAAGGGAGGTACATTGCTTGCGTTAACTACACCCGAGATGCCACATGATTTCTTCTATGACATTATGTGCCATTTGGGCGGCGAATATGTCGCATTGCAAGGAGAGACAGATGAGGACTATCCTGATATGAGCAGTAGTTTCAAGATTTCAAAGACCATGCTTATCCAAACGCTTGAAGATATCGGGCTTTAG
- a CDS encoding acyltransferase, translating to MAIADIRDYEDDRGNRIIGKPVQLGASSIRFYSENCVIEFERNVSWLGGVQFLQAGSYVKVGSNSNVRGGLQLGTKARIVIGEYLDVTGGLEVFVDDGATVDIGKNCLFATRVALRSYDSHPIFDLSTKSRINYSRNIVIGDHVWLGAGVTVLGGSTVGNGAIVGTASVITKSTPVPPDSIVAGVPAKIVRSGIAWVKPGNPPVDSLPDDYMTLR from the coding sequence GTGGCTATTGCTGACATCAGGGACTATGAGGATGATCGAGGCAACAGGATTATAGGGAAGCCAGTCCAGTTGGGTGCAAGTTCGATACGTTTTTATTCAGAGAACTGTGTAATTGAGTTTGAACGAAATGTATCTTGGCTGGGAGGAGTTCAGTTCCTGCAGGCGGGGTCTTACGTTAAAGTAGGTTCAAACTCCAACGTAAGAGGAGGCCTACAACTCGGCACTAAGGCAAGAATTGTAATTGGCGAGTACCTTGACGTTACGGGCGGGCTGGAGGTATTTGTTGATGATGGAGCGACTGTCGACATAGGCAAAAATTGTTTGTTTGCGACTAGGGTAGCGTTGCGGTCATATGACTCGCATCCAATTTTCGACCTTTCCACAAAGAGCAGGATCAACTATTCCCGTAATATCGTAATAGGCGACCATGTCTGGTTGGGGGCGGGAGTGACGGTGCTGGGAGGGTCTACTGTAGGCAACGGGGCGATTGTAGGTACTGCCTCGGTCATAACGAAGTCCACGCCAGTACCTCCAGATAGTATTGTGGCTGGTGTTCCTGCAAAAATAGTACGATCTGGAATTGCTTGGGTGAAGCCGGGTAATCCACCAGTCGATAGCCTGCCTGATGACTATATGACCCTAAGGTAA